A stretch of DNA from Kwoniella mangroviensis CBS 8507 chromosome 1 map unlocalized Ctg01, whole genome shotgun sequence:
GGAATGATCTTATCATCGGTACTGGGTACTTCAAACTGGAATGAATTATCTTCCAACAACGTCAAAGGTCTTCGACGACCAAATGTTATATGTAAATTACACTAATGACTATCCTCAGTCTTCTCTCAATTTCACAGTCAAAGTTTCATATACGTTATACTGCGTTTGATGGTTTGCTTGACTAGCTAGCGATTTGCTTTTGTTTGCGTAAGCAGTTTTTGGATACGATACATAAATGTGATTATGCATCTTCATGATATTATTTCGAACATTTGATTTGATAATACATATACAACTGGACCGAGATTATAATTGAGTAATGATACAAAGATATCTAGATTTGTAtttccttcccatcatccGAGGGTGAACTATCATGTATACCACAAAACCCGATTGGATCCTGTGTTATCATAGACTCTGAAAGCACTACGAGTACACTACAAAACCTCTATCTCCTGTTCAGCTCCACAGCCAAAACATCTCTGTAAAACCTTTCTATCACCAGATtcatccaccatctcatcGGCATCTTCAAATTGATGTATATGTTCGGATTCCTGTTTACGCTGATACAAGTTGTTTCGAGTACGTTTACGTAGACTACAGAACGTTGATATATCAGTCAAaacagatgatgatcacatGATTGTAGTCGATATTaaatatactcactctctcAAACCCTGTTCGaacttctcttccctcttcctctttttaAATTCCTCACGTCTTTTCCACTCATTATCCAGTCCTTCTGGACCACCCCATTTATCCCACGCGACTTTTTCAACCTGTATACGGAGGAATAACATCATATTGCTATATGTCGATGCGTGGGGGTTTGGTCGGAGTAAGtggggaagaagatcttcgTCTTTTAACTCTGGATCCGTTAAGAGGTAATCCTACATCACATGAGAGTTAACACTTCATTGAGCTTCCATCGGGCAAGAAGAACAGGTGTATTGTATATgaagtgagatgggatgagaacATACCTCTTTACACTCCGTCTTGGTTAAAAGGGAATACTTCTCAGGATATTTCTTTTCACAATTTTTACAAACGGTCACATCGAATACCTAAATCAGAGTCATATATTATTATCAGTTCTCGTCTCAAGATCTTCTCAGTGAATGAGTTAAAAACATAGAACGTACCTTCAGGAATTGATGGTTGATTTCTAGGGTATTACACTCAACACATCTAGGTGAtttatcaatgatgattgcTAATCCACCCCATCCAAAAGAAATCGGTTCATTCGGTAAGTATACTAAATCAAGTTCTGTAAAGTACCCATAAAAAAACTTACCaggttcttcaccttctcttatcatcctcttctccctttctttctccctcgCCAATTCCACAATACTCTTTATCCTATCTccctctttatcttcctcagTCAAGAAACCTCCTCTGGAATTATGTAATTTACTTAAATCGTACTCGAAATATTTTCCCTATGACACAAAACACATTCTGTATCGGTGAGACTTCCTCCCCATTCCTACAGACAAAACAAATTTACTCACTAATCCTGGATCTCTCCTTAACGGCGCCTGCGCCTCATCCTTGGactgctgttgctgctggaCCATATTCCTCGCTGTTGATGGTACGTTACCCGCCTTATGGACATATGGATGGCCCCCTGACCCATCATTATCCCTCGTCGAAGGTCCAGCCGTAGCATTGGTAGTCGAGGTGAGCTTGTTCTTCGCTTTGAGCCTGTTGAGAGCTGCCAGACGTGCTTGTGAGGGAGTGAGGGTTGGTGGGGTTGGTGTGGAGGTAGATGGGGTAGACATGGTGTGGGAATCTGTCGATCAAATAAATGAGTTGATTATAGGAATGTACTGTCCTAGTAATTTATACTTTTGTGATGTGTAGTATTGTTATTGATGAGACATGTAGTTAGAGAATAGGGAATTTCTCGATACTCTTCATAGTAAAGTGACTTAAGTGGATTGACATGACGTTGGGTGGCAAATAAATAGAACAGCAGGGGGATCAAATCGGAACATCTCATGATCAACACGTGGTTTCCCACATGGCAAATTGGGATTTGACGCAAAGTCAAAGCTCAATGTGGAtgaaagatagatggaatCCACAATATATATGCAAAACCGAGACGAGTACAAGAGGGACAACATTATTGGCTACAAGAAACACAGGGAGAATTGTCAGCATGTCAGGTGAGTCTGTGTAAAGGCAACCATGATTTGGTTGGGTGCTTATGATCAATGTTCGATATTTTGTTAGACTATAAAGCGattttggaagaagagttcgAAGTATGTGTTAATACCTTACAGACTTTAGTGATCACATACACTGATTCGCAGCCACGATATACTTAGGTGTTAGAATCTATATTTCCAGATGAGCTagaaagtgagtcatactTTTAACTTGCGCTATATATCTTCATTTTACAAAATGCTAAACTGTCATTTGTTACGTTCGTTACTTCGGACAGAGTTATCAGATACATCTGTATCAATCCGCATAGAACCTGAAGAACAGTCCATCTCCAATCCCAGTAAGCTGATCTATTCTATGGATCTAGACTCAAGCCGCTGGCTGACACTGACTGGTTTCTTACATTGGTCGATTGAAAATACTATAGTCGCGTTGCAGTTGATCATAGAATACCCCGAGACGTACCCTGATGTGATACCGATAATATCCCTagaggagatagatgatgaagatggcttgagggaaggtgaagaagatgtggtATTGGATAATCTGAAAGAAGTGGTGAGTTATGTTGAACCGAtcccattccttctccattcttcttctggttccatctcccatcaaCATCTCGTTCTTCCTGACCTTCACATCCGCATATATGGAGAGAAAAGGGCAGATCGATTGTGAATTGGCAACAATGCTTATGCCGATGATTTGAATTCTTACAGGCCGAAGAGTCAATAGGCATGGCCATGACATTCACGATAGCCTCTGCAGCTAAGGAAGCTTTGGCGTTGTTGATAGTGGATCGAGcgaggaaggaaaaggaagaagatgataggaAGACGAGGGAGTATGAAGAGGTAGGTAGATCCCTTCTGCAGAAGGTCAAccttctttcgtttctttttTGGCTGATTTGAGTTTCGGTTGAATGGTATAGGCCGAGGCGGCACGTACACGAGGTACACCGTTGACAAAGGAATTATTCGATAAATGGCGTAAATCATTTACAGCTGAGATTAAAGCTAAacgagagaaagaggaagacgatAGAGTGAGAGCTTTGAATCCtaaagaaagggaagagtggaggaaaagaaaagagagacCGACTGGTAAGTTGATATGACATCTCAGCTCACCGCCTCCCAACCGAGCCAACACACGAAAGATGTGGATCAAGGTTGATATGTGGTCTGTGTATAGGTCGACAGCTATTCGAATCGTCCACTACACTCGCCACATCCGACGAAGGGTTGTACGAagaaggagtggaagaggtggatatgCGTAAATACACTAGAGAGCAGAGAGAGGcagagagaaggaaagaggaagaagatgaggaaagaaggaggagggggttGGTCGGTGATGGAGATAGTGATAATGAATAGAATGGATCTCCGTCTTATCTTATAATGTGGGAGAATGTACAATATGATACATGCTCATGTATACGACCAGCATCAATCAAGATATACAAGATGTATATATTGTATGATCCTATGATCCCGTAGTCTCCAATTCAGAGGACAATACAACATACTTGTCGCACCATATTGGTAAGACTTTCACAGTTTAGCTTGAATCGACTTGTTCTCCTTTTCTGGTTGAGGTTCTTTCCACATTTTCAGATGTGTTCCCGTAGCGTACACTTTTCCGCTTTTGAGATTTTTTATCTATATGTCAATCAGAAACCCCACTATCAGAAACATATACTCCCTTAATAAAGGACGAAACGATGAAGTAGTAAGGCAATCGAAGTGTTCAacttccactcacatcacatcgCAGATTGGCCAATTTGACTGAACATTTTATGATCTCCACTTCGATTAACAGCTCAGTGTTCAGGGGTGCAGCGTTCAAGCATTGTAATTCCATCGTTAGAGTCACTCCAGCGAAATCTGGCAGACCCCAGAATGTGGGTGTATGAATAGCTATGATCGTTGCTGATGTCATCCTAAAACCGAGAACAATGTTGATTAGCTCTCCTCGAACAGGATTGAAAGGTTTCTTGAAAATGatcaatatatatacactttGGTATTATACTTACGTATCGACTATCCACGAGTACATCGCTCCATGCATGTTCCCACTCAGATTCGACATATCTGCATCCCACCATATATCAATAAATATATGAGTTTAGAACCGATGCATATCCATGCTATGGAGAGTAACGCTCACCCTCTGTCACTTTCCCTATGAAGCTCATCCTGAacccatccaccttcctccatcccctctcatcttccttgggtacttcgtcaatctcatatATAGTGAAATGTTTCGATAGATGATTACCATAGCCTGCTGAACCGATTATCCGCTGAAAAAACTCTTGATCTTCTGCAGTCGGTTTTGGCATTGCTGATGTTACGCCGTGCACTGTAAAGCTTGAGCTACCCTCTATTGGATTGATCTCTCTACTGATCTTCGTTGCTCCCTCAGTAGCTCGAGAGTATCATAACTTTGTCAACTGAATTCAGAACCTCCCAATGGATGTTGCTATTTGCTCTTCGGAAGATGCAGAGCCGGAATAACCGGAGTGGTTGATCCCCTTTTTTGGTATTACGTAATGACCAGGCAGTCAGACGCGTGTTACGTGCCTGATCAGTGCACTCGTAACAGTGCTACCACCGATTGAATTGGGATGATCAAGTGTATGGAAATCTCAACATTTGATATGTCACCCCTAcgcatcatcagcatcatcacctaccTAGAAGGGAAGACCATAGATATCGACAATAGAGCTGTAGAGGGCCTCTGGTGATCTTGGGCTGAGAGAGGCGCCATCGCACCGATTGGCCTTCTGATacgaaaaaaaaaacaccTCAACATGGCCCCTTCCGGCTTGGTCATATCCAAGCTGGGTATACAAGCTACGGCATCCGATGAGGTGGTGAAAGGGCTCATGTGTCTGAAGGTAAATTCATCAAACAGCTCAATTCACTTCCTATGTGGACTCTACTCATGAAAACTTCACAGATCTCCTTACCGAAAGATGCAGAAGGACGACCAGGC
This window harbors:
- a CDS encoding DNA repair protein, which codes for MSTPSTSTPTPPTLTPSQARLAALNRLKAKNKLTSTTNATAGPSTRDNDGSGGHPYVHKAGNVPSTARNMVQQQQQSKDEAQAPLRRDPGLGKYFEYDLSKLHNSRGGFLTEEDKEGDRIKSIVELAREKEREKRMIREGEEPAIIIDKSPRCVECNTLEINHQFLKVFDVTVCKNCEKKYPEKYSLLTKTECKEDYLLTDPELKDEDLLPHLLRPNPHASTYSNMMLFLRIQVEKVAWDKWGGPEGLDNEWKRREEFKKRKREEKFEQGLRDLRKRTRNNLYQRKQESEHIHQFEDADEMVDESGDRKVLQRCFGCGAEQEIEVL